The window CTGCCCGCCCCGCCGATGACCATCGCGGCCAGCAGTTGGATGGAGTGACCGAAGCTCATGGTCTCCGGCGAGGTGTACTGCACGACGACCATGTAGAGGAATCCGCTCACGCCGCCGATGAGTGAGGCGATCGTGAAGGCGAGCACTTTGAATCGGTAGGGAGAGATGCCCATCGACGAGGCGACCGCCTCGTTCTCCTTGACGATCGCGAACGCTCGGCCGTACTTGCCGCTTACGAGGTTGCGGGTGAGCAGGAACACGATCCCGCCGATCAGGATGACGATGTACAGCTGCCACTGGTCGTCGTACAGTCCGGTCCACTCCGGCGCGTCGGAGAAGCGAGCGGAGGTGCCCTGCGACCCGCCGGTGAATTCCGCCAGACGCTTCGCCAGCGGCACCCCCACGATCGGCAGGGCGATCGTGACCATCGCGATCGCCAGGCCCCCGAGGCGAGCCGCCGCCAGCGCGATCAGCAGACCCACGACGGCGGGCACGAGCACACTCGCGAGGAACACGACGATGATGTTCCAGTCGTTGTTCACGCCGTAGGCGGTGATGTAGGCGCCGAGCCCGACGAAGAAGATCTGACCGAGGGACACCTGGCCGGTGTAGCCCATCACGACGTTCAGCCCCAGCACGGCCACGGCGAAGACGCCGATGCGGGCGAGGGTCTGGTTGGCGAACTCGGGAAGGGCCAGCGGCAGCACCAGCACGACGGCGACCACGACGAGAGCGATGAGCACCCGCACCCATCGCCGGGAGAGGAAATCAGACGAGGCAGACATCAGACGCGCACCACCGATTTCCGGCCGAACAAGCCCTGCGGCCTCACGATCAGCACGATGAAGATGAGGATGAACGGCACCGCGACCTTCAGGTCGTAGCCGATGAAGGGGATGTACACCGCGGCGAGGTTCTCCAGGACGCCGATGAGCCACGCGGCGATCACGACGCCGATGGGGCTCGACATGCCACCCAGGATGACGGCGGCCAGTGCGTAGACCAGCGCAGTGTCCATCATCCCCGGGGTCAGCGTCAGCTGCGGGGCGATGAGGGCCCCCGCCACCGCGCCCAGACATGCGGCAAGACCCCAGCCGACCATCAGCAGGCGGCCCACGGGCAGTCCCGAGAGTGCGGCGGACTGTGGGTTGATCGCGACGGCGCGCAGGGCCAGCCCCAGCTTCGTGCCGAGGAACAGCCCCTGCAGCAGGATCATGATCGCGATGATCACGAGCGTGGTGCCGATGGAGCGGATGCTGACCGAGGCGCCGAGCACCGAGATGGTGTCCAGGGAAAACAGCGACGGGAACTGCTGGTTGTTGTACGTGAACAGCCACCCGCAGATGCCGGTGATCAAGGTGAGCAGTCCGATCGTGACCACGACCGCGGTGTCGGGGTCGCCGCGTTCGAAGCGTCGCATGAGGTACCGCTCGATGAGCGCCCCCAACGCGAACGACAGGGCGATCGAGATCAGGATCGCGAGGATCAACGGCACACCGAGCCCGGTGAACCACCACGCGATGTACGCGGAGAGCACTGCCATACCGCCCTGCGCGAAGTTGATCAGCCCGGTGGCCTGGTTCACGAGCACGATGGCCAGGGCGAGCGCGGCATACACCGAGCCGAGCGAGAGTCCGTCGACCACGAGTTGGATGAAGGTCCCCATCGTCAGCCCCCCAGGTAGGCGCGTCGGATCTCGTCCATGCCTTTGAGCTCGGCCGAGGTGCCGGTGAGGGCGTTGTGCCCGGTCTCGAGCACCGTCGCGGTGTCGACCAGACGGAAGGCGAGGTTGGCGTTCTGCTCGACCACGAGCATCGCGATCCCCGACTCCTGCCGGAGGCGCGCGATCGCGTCGTAGACGTTCTTCGCGGTGGACGGGGCCAACCCCAGCGACGCCTCGTCGAGCAGCATGAGTCGGGGCTTTGCCATCACCCCGCGCGCGACGGCGAGCATCTGCTGCTCACCGCCGGACAACGCGGAGGCATGCGAACGGATGCGCTCCCGCAGGTTCGGGAACAGGTCCAGGCAGTACTCGACGTCGGCCTCGATGCCTTTGCGGTCCTTGCGCTGGTAGGCGCCCACGCGCAGGTTCTCCCGCACCGTGAGGCCGCCGAGCGTCCCCCGCCCCTCCGGGACATGCGCGATCCCGTAGGACGCCACCCGGTCCGGACGTCGCCCGCGGATCTCCTTGCCGTCGAAGCGGATGCTGCCGCCCGCGCGCACGGTGCCGCTGATGGCACGGAGGGTCGTGGTCTTCCCGGCGCCGTTGGCTCCGAGAATGCCGACCGCGCCGCCCTCGGGCACCGTCAGCGACACTCCGTCGAGCACCTGCACCGGCCCGTAGAACGCCGTGACGTTCTCGAGTTCAAGCAACGTCATCGACGGCATCCTTCCCGATGTAGGCCTCGATGACCCGCGGATCCGACTGTGCCTGGGCGGCCGTGCCCTCCATGAGCTTGCTGCCGTGATCGAGCACCACCACCCGGTCGGTCAGCGCGGCGATGAGGCCCATGTGGTGCTCGACGATCACGACGGTGATGTCGTCGTCGCGGATCGCGCGGACGGACGCGATGAGCTGTTCGACCTCGGTGTGCGGCAGCCCCGCCGCCGGCTCGTCCAGCAGCAGCAGGCTGGGGCGCGACAGCAGTGCACGGCACAGTTCGATGCCCTTGTGCAGGCCGTGCGACAGCTCATCGGCGGGCAGATCCGTCGCCCACCCGAGGCCGTGGCGCTCGAGCAGTTCCAGCGCCTCGCTCCGGCGCTGCCGTTCGGACCGCACCGTCGCCGGCATCCGGACGGACCAGCTCAGGGGCCCGCCCGGCAGCCGGGTGTGGGCGCCGAGCAGGACGTTCTCGAGCACGCTGGAGTGCAGCTGCAGGGCCGGATGCTGGAACGTGCGGGCCAGGCCCCGCCGCGCGAGGTTCGCGGGCGTGGCACCCAGCATCTCCTCGCCGTCGATGGTGATCGAACCGGACCCCGGCCGGTAGTGACCGCTGATGCAGTTGAACAGGGAGGTCTTGCCTGCTCCGTTGGGACCCACCAGCCCGAAGATCTCCCCCGGCTCGACCGTGAACCCCACATCGCGCAGAACCGAGATGCCGCCGAAGCGGAGGTTGACGTCTCGCAGAGTCAGCCGAGCTGCCATGCTCACCTTTCGCCGTCGTTGCTGCGTTGCACGCGACGCGAGGCGAATCCGCCCCGCTTTTGGGACGGTACGGATTCACGTTGAAATTGTCAACGATTTTGGTGCGCAATCGCGGGGGTCGTTGCCAAACCGTGCTCGGCGCCGCTTCAGTTCCCATCAATGGAAATCGGCGAGCGCTCTGCGGCCCCGCGGCGCAGCATCGAAGAAACGACGGAAAGGTCGATGATGACATCCGAATCCCTCGCCGCGGCGATCGCCAGGACCGGCAGCCCGATCGAACTGCTGCGCAACCAGAATTGGCCCGCGTTCACGTTCCCCGTCGCGCCGGAGTTCACGAACTGGCGCGACGAGCAGCGCTCCTGGAACACCACGGTCGCCCTGATGGACCAGTCGCACCACATGACCCAGCTCTTCCTCAGCGGCTCGGACGTCATCGCACTGCTGCAGACCATCTCGCCGAACACGTTCGCCACGTTCCGCCCGGGCGTGGCCAAGCAGCTCATCTCGGTCAACGCCGAGGGATATCTCATCGGCGACGGCATCCTGTTCTACAACTCCACGGGCCATGAGGGGCTCGTGCTCATCGGGCATCATCTGCTGATCGACTGGGTGCGCTTCAACGTCGAGAAGGCGCAGCGCACCGGGGCGGACGTCCACGAGCGATTGGAGCCGAACTCACACATGCGGCAGGGCCCGCCGACGTTTTACCGGTACGAACTGCAGGGCCCGTTCGCGAACGAGGTCATGGCGAAGCTGTTCGGCGGGCCCGTCCCCGAGGTGAAGTTCTTCCACATCGGCGACTTCACGATCGCCGGCCGAGCAGTGAAGGGGCTGCGCCACGGGATGGCGGGGCAGCCGGGGTTCGAGTTCTTCGGGCCGTGGGCAGACAACGAGGTGGTTCTCGAAGCGATCCTCGCCGGCGGTGCCGAGTTCGGCATCCGTCGCGTCGGCGCGAAGGCCTACTCCGCGACGCCGCTCGAGTCCGGCTGGGTGCCCACGCCCTTCCCCGCCGTGTTCGGCGACGACATGGCCGACTATCGCGAGTGGCTGCCGGCCGCCCGCATCGGCTCGGTGGCCGGCTCGCTGTCGTCCGCGGACGTCCACGACTTCTACATGACGCCGTACGACCTCGGGCTCGGCCGGTCGGTGCGGTTCGACCACGACTTCCACGGGCGCGCTGCCCTCGAACAGCACTCCGCGGCACCCCGGCGGCGCAAGGTCACGCTGCTGTGGAACCCCGACGACGTCGCGGAGGTGGTGCGTTCGCAGGTCGAACCCGGCATCCCCGCGAAGTTCCTCGACTTCCCCAAGGCCCGGTACGGCCTGTTCCAGATGGACGAGGTGCTGCAGGGCGACCAGCGCGTGGGCATCTCGACGGATGCCGGGTACGTCGCGTACGAGCAGCTGTACATGTCGCTGGCGACCCTCGACACCGGGATCGACGACGGTGCCGAGGTCGAGATCGTGTGGGGTGAGCACCCCGTGTCGAAGAAGGACTCGGTGGATCAGAACCACCGCCAGGTCCGCATCCGCGCCACGGTCGCTCCCGCGCCCTACCAGGAGTGGGCCCGGACGGTCTATCGCGCCTGACCGCCCACCCCGCCGGGGCGACTCGGCACCGGCGGGTGTGTAGGGTCCTGGTGAGGAGGACGCGATGGCGCGGGGATCTGCAGGCGAGTCCGCCCTGCACCGGCATCTGCGGGTGCTGGACGCGTTCGACGCCCTCCGCCCGTTCCTCACCCTCGGCCAGATCGCGGCGACGGCCGACATGCCGATGTCCACCGCGCACCGGATCGTGGGCGAGCTCACCGCCGAGGGGCTGCTGGAACGGATGCCGGACCGCACCTACCGGTTGGGCATGCGGCTGTGGGAGTACGCGTCGCGCACCCCCGGCGCCCTGGGCCTGCGCGAAGTCGCCCGCCCCTGGCTCGAGGCGGCGCACGCCCGCATCCGGCAGCACGTGCAACTCGGCGTGCGCGCGGGCAGCGACGTGCTCTTCCTCGAGCGGATGTCGGCCCCGCAGGCGGTGCTCAACGCCACGGTGATCGGCGGCCGCATCCCGCTGCATGCTTCGTCCCTCGGTCTCGTTCTCCTCGCCCACGCGCCCGATGAGGTCGTCGACGAGGCGATCGCAGCGGGGTTGCGGGCGTACACGGCATCCACGATCACCACCTCGAGCGTGCTGCGAACGGTGCTGCGCCGCGTCCGGGCCGACGGTTTCGCCGTGGCGGCCGGGCACATCCACGAGGAG is drawn from Microbacterium sp. zg-B96 and contains these coding sequences:
- a CDS encoding ABC transporter ATP-binding protein, which translates into the protein MAARLTLRDVNLRFGGISVLRDVGFTVEPGEIFGLVGPNGAGKTSLFNCISGHYRPGSGSITIDGEEMLGATPANLARRGLARTFQHPALQLHSSVLENVLLGAHTRLPGGPLSWSVRMPATVRSERQRRSEALELLERHGLGWATDLPADELSHGLHKGIELCRALLSRPSLLLLDEPAAGLPHTEVEQLIASVRAIRDDDITVVIVEHHMGLIAALTDRVVVLDHGSKLMEGTAAQAQSDPRVIEAYIGKDAVDDVA
- a CDS encoding IclR family transcriptional regulator; amino-acid sequence: MARGSAGESALHRHLRVLDAFDALRPFLTLGQIAATADMPMSTAHRIVGELTAEGLLERMPDRTYRLGMRLWEYASRTPGALGLREVARPWLEAAHARIRQHVQLGVRAGSDVLFLERMSAPQAVLNATVIGGRIPLHASSLGLVLLAHAPDEVVDEAIAAGLRAYTASTITTSSVLRTVLRRVRADGFAVAAGHIHEESRGVAVPVRGPDGTVYAAMGAVIANDGSAEAAVVETLRVAAAGVTRALRAAYASGVDDDGHGPRPDAGISARSWEYIAALAAHHA
- a CDS encoding branched-chain amino acid ABC transporter permease, yielding MGTFIQLVVDGLSLGSVYAALALAIVLVNQATGLINFAQGGMAVLSAYIAWWFTGLGVPLILAILISIALSFALGALIERYLMRRFERGDPDTAVVVTIGLLTLITGICGWLFTYNNQQFPSLFSLDTISVLGASVSIRSIGTTLVIIAIMILLQGLFLGTKLGLALRAVAINPQSAALSGLPVGRLLMVGWGLAACLGAVAGALIAPQLTLTPGMMDTALVYALAAVILGGMSSPIGVVIAAWLIGVLENLAAVYIPFIGYDLKVAVPFILIFIVLIVRPQGLFGRKSVVRV
- a CDS encoding ABC transporter ATP-binding protein; the protein is MTLLELENVTAFYGPVQVLDGVSLTVPEGGAVGILGANGAGKTTTLRAISGTVRAGGSIRFDGKEIRGRRPDRVASYGIAHVPEGRGTLGGLTVRENLRVGAYQRKDRKGIEADVEYCLDLFPNLRERIRSHASALSGGEQQMLAVARGVMAKPRLMLLDEASLGLAPSTAKNVYDAIARLRQESGIAMLVVEQNANLAFRLVDTATVLETGHNALTGTSAELKGMDEIRRAYLGG
- a CDS encoding aminomethyl transferase family protein — translated: MTSESLAAAIARTGSPIELLRNQNWPAFTFPVAPEFTNWRDEQRSWNTTVALMDQSHHMTQLFLSGSDVIALLQTISPNTFATFRPGVAKQLISVNAEGYLIGDGILFYNSTGHEGLVLIGHHLLIDWVRFNVEKAQRTGADVHERLEPNSHMRQGPPTFYRYELQGPFANEVMAKLFGGPVPEVKFFHIGDFTIAGRAVKGLRHGMAGQPGFEFFGPWADNEVVLEAILAGGAEFGIRRVGAKAYSATPLESGWVPTPFPAVFGDDMADYREWLPAARIGSVAGSLSSADVHDFYMTPYDLGLGRSVRFDHDFHGRAALEQHSAAPRRRKVTLLWNPDDVAEVVRSQVEPGIPAKFLDFPKARYGLFQMDEVLQGDQRVGISTDAGYVAYEQLYMSLATLDTGIDDGAEVEIVWGEHPVSKKDSVDQNHRQVRIRATVAPAPYQEWARTVYRA
- a CDS encoding branched-chain amino acid ABC transporter permease gives rise to the protein MSASSDFLSRRWVRVLIALVVVAVVLVLPLALPEFANQTLARIGVFAVAVLGLNVVMGYTGQVSLGQIFFVGLGAYITAYGVNNDWNIIVVFLASVLVPAVVGLLIALAAARLGGLAIAMVTIALPIVGVPLAKRLAEFTGGSQGTSARFSDAPEWTGLYDDQWQLYIVILIGGIVFLLTRNLVSGKYGRAFAIVKENEAVASSMGISPYRFKVLAFTIASLIGGVSGFLYMVVVQYTSPETMSFGHSIQLLAAMVIGGAGSIVGSLLGGAYYVLAPQLTNTVDPNLTAVLQGALLLLVLFLLPGGLASLPARLRRLRRRRGGGEHRGRASATSSADVPTPVAPKGTQTERHDQS